In Pseudonocardia sp. DSM 110487, the sequence CGGACAGCACGATCTGGGCCGGCTCGCCCTCCTGGGCGTCCTCCTCGAGGAAGCCGTCGAGCATGTACTGCCGGTCGCAGGCAAGCGCCAGCTCCAGCAGCGCCCCCGCGAAGCACGAGCCCGGCTCGATGAGCGCGACCAGCGAACGCGATGTGACGTCGAGGCGCTTGAGCACGCGCTTGTAGTAGTGCCGGATCTCGTTGACCAGCCAGTCGTCGCGGGAATGCTGCGCGATCACGCGTTCGAACGCCAGCGCGTCCTCCACGTCGCCCTTGGTGCGGATCACCCACGTGCCGAGCTCGCGCTCGTTGGCGCGCAGCCGCAGGATCAGATCGTCCAGCTCCCGGCTCATCGCGAGCGGCCAGAACCGGGCGCCCAGCTCGTGCACCCGCTCGACCGTGTCGGGGACGTCGCCCTCCGGGCCGTGCACGGTGATCTCGACGATCCCGTTCGCCCGGTCGTAGCGCGCCTCGACGTGCTGGTAGCGCAGGCCGTCGGCGGACTCATCACGCTGTAGCGGCGGCAGTTCGACGCCATGGGCGTCGGCCGGCCGGGTGGAGCGGGCGGCGACCTCGGCGGCGCGCTCGGCCACCGTCTCGTCCCACTGCCGCTTGGGGATCACCTCGTCGACCAGCCGCCACTCGACGGCCTGCCGCCCCCGGATGCCCTCGGAGCGGGTGGCGAACACGTCGGCGCGGTCCTTGCGCACCTTGCGCTTGTCGGTGACGCGGGTGAGCCCTCCGGTGCCGGGCAGGACCCCGAGCAGCGGCACCTCCGGCAGCGCGACGGCGGAGGAGTTGTCGTCGATCAGCAGGATCTGCTCGCACGCGAGCGCCATCTCGTACCCACCGCCCGCTGCCGTGCCGTTGACGGCCGCGATCCAGGTCTGCCCGGAATGCGCGGTGGCGTCCTCGATCTCGTTGCGGGTCTCGTTGGTGAACTTGCAGAAGTTCACCTTCCACGGGTGGCTGCTCTGGGCGAGCATTCGGATGTTCGCGCCCGCGCAGAAGTTGCGGTCGCGTGCGCTGGTGAGCACCACCGCCCGCACCTGCGGGTGGGAGAAGCGCAGCCGCTGCACGGCGTCGTGCAGCTCGATGTCGACGCCGAGGTCGTAGCTGTTCATCTTCAGCTCGTAGCCCGGCACCAGCCCGCCGTCCTCGGCGACGTCGAGGCGCAGGTACGCGACCTCCCCCTGCACGTCGAGCCGCCAGTGGCGGTAGCTCGACGGATCGGTGTCGAACGAGACCTGGGGTTCGGTGGCCGGCTCGGCGGTGCTGGTCATCGCTGACGAACCTCCTGCGGCGGCGCGGCGGACCTGCGTCAGTCTACAGCTGCTCGACAGAACGGCAAGTAGATGTAGAACGTTCGGTGGGTTCAGCTGGTCCACATGGCTCGAAGGCGTTGGCGAAGCCAAGATGGCCGTGCACGGACCTCCGAACGCGTCATTGCGGTGATGCAGTCGGGGCATGTCGGTCCGATCGGGGCAACGAGCGGAGCGGGGCTGATCAAGCGGCTGCACATCACTCGGACCTGCCGTGAGCCGGTCAACGGTTGGAGTTCCCAGGTGGGGTGGTAATGCGCACGCCCGTCTCCGGCATCCGTGACGACGACGACTCGGGTCGACCAGCCGTAGGCCATCCAGCTCGCCTCGCTGTCACCTTCGACGGTGGGCTGGTGCCGGCAGTTGCTCGCGGGTGTTCGCCTCGCTGAACGCGCGCGCAACTTCCGCCAGATCTGCGAGTCGACACGGCGAGCGCGGCGCTCCGCGTACTCCTCGCACGCAACCGCGGCACCGTCCGTCCGGCCCCGCAACGTGCTCGGCCAGCAAGGATGAGAGCAGTCGGGGCCACCCGGCCAAGATCATCGCCGCTTCTTGCATCCGGACGGGCGCGGTCCACGCATCCATGACATCACCCCTCTATGGGCGATCGCGTGCTCGCCCTTGTGTCAGAGCGTGTCACTGCAGATCGTTGCGAGTCAAGCTTCGCTCGTCTTGACGCTGGACCGTCGCCAGGCCCATGCTGGAGTCACTGCGTTTCAGGCCAATTCAGAAGGGGTCGCGCCATGGCGCTCGTCGTGCTCGCCGACAGTGGATGTCCGGACGGCACTTGCCCGACGTTCTTGATCGACGAGGCCACGGGTGATGTGTTCGTCCGTGGCTACGACCCGGAGGACCCGTTGGGTCAGCGTGAGCTCGACGTACGCATCCCTGCCGTCCGGTGGGCGACGCTGATGGCAAAGATGGGCAACTGAGCGAGTTTGCGAGCGAATTCATGTCACAGCGCACCCGCGAAGCGCTCGCCGAGGGCAGCGAGGTCGAGCGGTGAGCGGGCAGACCTTCGACAGCCTCTTCGAATCGTTCGAGCGCACCGTGTTCCGGCTCGAAGCCTTGCCGGCCTACGAGGTCGGTGGCGCCGACGCAGAACGGTTCCAGGCGTATCACGAGGGGCGCCCGTTGTCGGTACGCTCCGTCCGCACCAGCCCCTGGCTGGCCAGGATCGCCGTTTCGACGGTCACCGCGGGAAAGGCGTGGTCGAGGGTGCGTGTCGTGGATTCCCCGCTCAGTCCCTACCAGCGGTACTCGCTGGAGGCCTACCGGGAGTCGCAGGCCGCGGGCGAGGAGATCTTCCTCGCCCCGCGATCGGCGGTCCGCGACTGGGGTCCAGACTTCTGGCTCTTCGACGGGGGTACACCGAGAGCCCGCGCCGCGCTCATGCGGTACTCCCCTGACGGACAGTTTCACGGGTTCGAGTTCGTGGAGGACCCGGAGCCATTGGCGGGGATGGAACAGGCACGGCTGAACGCGGTGGCAAACAGCGTTCCGCTGAACGTGTTCCTCGCGGAGGACGTCGCCGGTGCCTGACGCTTCCGCGCTCAGACAGGAGCTGGCGACGGAGCTTCGCACGCTCCGCGCGATGGCCGGCGTGTCCGGCCGCGCGCTCGGGGAGCGGATCGGCACATCTCAGGGCACGGTCTGGCGAATCGAGCACGCCCAGGCATTGCCCACTCGGCAACAAGCGCAGGCATGGCTCGACGCATGCGCGGCCGACGACGAGCGCACGACACGCGTGCTGCACATGCTCGAAGATGCCTACCGGGAAGCGCCGACATGGACGCGGACCCTTGCCGGCCGCAACCACATGCAGAGCGAGATCGCGGCCCGGGAGCGCGCCTCGGTATCGGTGCGCAACTTCCAGCCCACGATCGTGCCCGGACTGCTCCAGACTGCCGAGTATGCGCGGCATCTGGTTCCTTTCGTCGACCGGACCGGCGAGGTCGATGTCGAGGAACACGTCGCGAAGCGGCTGGAGCGGCAGGCGATGCTCGATGCCGAAGGGTGCCGTTTCGCCTTCTTCCTCGGGGAACGAGCGCTGCGATGGTCGCCGGGGCCCGGCGTGATGGCCGCGCAGCTGGAGAAGCTCGCCGCAGCCATCGCGCGGCCCGGGATCACGCTCGGAGTGGTTCCCGACGCGGCGCCGGTCGTGGCCTGGCACAACTTCGTCATCCACGAGCCCGCGGATGGGCAACCCACGTACGTGACCACCGAGACCGTGCACGGCGAACTCACGGTCCGCGAATCGGCCGACGTGGCGATCTACCTGAAGCTGTGGGATCAGCTTCTGCACTCGGCTGTCGTCGGTGACGACGCCGCGGAGTGGATCCGCAAGCTCTCCTGAGCCCAGAAGCGTGGCGGGGCGTTCCGCGGAACGCGACCGGCGTCCGTGGTCCGGCTCCGATTAGGCACTCGCTACCGATGTCCCGTGGTTCCGGCAGCGGTAGGACAGACCGATGGGCAGCGAACTCGACCCCATCCGCGTGGCCGAACGGTTCGTGTCGGCGTGACGACGGTGCAGAGGATCGAGACCGAGGTGCTGGTCGTCGGTGGAGGGCCGGTCGGCTTGACGCTTGCGATGGACCTGGCCTCGCGCGGGATCGATGTCACGGTCGCCGAGCTGCGTCACCGTGGCGAGCCGCCGAGCGTGAAGTGCAACCACGTGTCGGCCCGCTCGATGGAGATCTTCCGCCGGCTCGGCGTGGCGAAGAAGGTGCGCGACGCCGGCCTGCCGCCGGACTACCCCAACGACGTCGTGTTCCGGACGACGGCGACCGGGGTCGAGCTCGCGCGCATCCCCATCCCCAGCCGTGCCGACCGCTACACGGCCACCAACGGACCGGATACCTGGTGGCCGACGCCGGAACCACCGCACCGCATCAACCAGATCTACCTCGAGCCGATCCTCCACGAGCACGCCGCCGCCATGCCGGGCCTCGTAGTGCGGAATCGCGTCAGGGTGAGCG encodes:
- the boxC gene encoding 2,3-epoxybenzoyl-CoA dihydrolase, whose product is MTSTAEPATEPQVSFDTDPSSYRHWRLDVQGEVAYLRLDVAEDGGLVPGYELKMNSYDLGVDIELHDAVQRLRFSHPQVRAVVLTSARDRNFCAGANIRMLAQSSHPWKVNFCKFTNETRNEIEDATAHSGQTWIAAVNGTAAGGGYEMALACEQILLIDDNSSAVALPEVPLLGVLPGTGGLTRVTDKRKVRKDRADVFATRSEGIRGRQAVEWRLVDEVIPKRQWDETVAERAAEVAARSTRPADAHGVELPPLQRDESADGLRYQHVEARYDRANGIVEITVHGPEGDVPDTVERVHELGARFWPLAMSRELDDLILRLRANERELGTWVIRTKGDVEDALAFERVIAQHSRDDWLVNEIRHYYKRVLKRLDVTSRSLVALIEPGSCFAGALLELALACDRQYMLDGFLEEDAQEGEPAQIVLSDSNFGAFPMGNGLSRLASRFYGDDDHVAKLRQEAGRRIDAREALELGLVTDAPDDIDWDDEIRIMLEERASLSPDALTGMEANHRFVGPETMETRIFGRLTAWQNWIFVRPNAAGPEGALRRYGTGRRADFDRRRV
- a CDS encoding DUF6879 family protein; the encoded protein is MSGQTFDSLFESFERTVFRLEALPAYEVGGADAERFQAYHEGRPLSVRSVRTSPWLARIAVSTVTAGKAWSRVRVVDSPLSPYQRYSLEAYRESQAAGEEIFLAPRSAVRDWGPDFWLFDGGTPRARAALMRYSPDGQFHGFEFVEDPEPLAGMEQARLNAVANSVPLNVFLAEDVAGA
- a CDS encoding helix-turn-helix transcriptional regulator, with product MPDASALRQELATELRTLRAMAGVSGRALGERIGTSQGTVWRIEHAQALPTRQQAQAWLDACAADDERTTRVLHMLEDAYREAPTWTRTLAGRNHMQSEIAARERASVSVRNFQPTIVPGLLQTAEYARHLVPFVDRTGEVDVEEHVAKRLERQAMLDAEGCRFAFFLGERALRWSPGPGVMAAQLEKLAAAIARPGITLGVVPDAAPVVAWHNFVIHEPADGQPTYVTTETVHGELTVRESADVAIYLKLWDQLLHSAVVGDDAAEWIRKLS